One genomic region from Labeo rohita strain BAU-BD-2019 chromosome 7, IGBB_LRoh.1.0, whole genome shotgun sequence encodes:
- the LOC127168456 gene encoding uncharacterized protein LOC127168456 isoform X2, with the protein MLQTSDRYTVNRDTLTIRGATETDQGQYWCRGQRDKRPNSSHLSSADSLSVKDLPTSKVTVTPNNPVFTGETVNLTCVIESHSGWSQRNYLTNDWTDDWTNDWTDDWEYYQTHQWRYEWYKGTNNSVMVQTSQRYIVSRDTLTIRGATESDQDQYWCRGQRDERPKSSQSSSAVSLSMTNLPTSNVTVTPQTVFTGETVNLKCVIESDHSDWRYEWYKGTNNSVMLQTSDHYTVNRDTLTIRGVNESDQDQYWCRGQRDERPSSSQESKQINLSVNVSAASSSPLLVTGVVVLLSVCLLIFISLVLLWRYKKNKDQQRNINQTSDPNQSGEFQMENFPLQSADCDHIYDDVTEVNKREKDDPELFSEITYSEVTVQKKIPVDKDDTTAESNEVTYSEVRTKVKKCKSKGADAGVCDAVYAEPIRKKGP; encoded by the exons ATGTTACAGACGTCTGATCGTTACACTGTAAACAGAGACACTCTCACTATCAGAGGAGCTACTGAGACTGATCAGGGTCAGTACTGGTGTAGAGGACAGAGAGATAAAAGACCAAACTCATCACATCTAAGCTCTGCTGATTCTCTCTCTGTGAAGG ATTTACCCACATCTAAAGTGACTGTGACACCAAACAATCCTGTATTCACTGGAGAGACAGTCAATCTGACGTGTGTGATTGAATCTCACAGTGGCTGGAGTCAGAGAAATTACCTGACAAATGACTGGACAGATGACTGGACAAATGACTGGACAGATGACTGGGAATATTACCAGACACATCAATGGAGGTATGAGTGGTATAAAGGAACAAATAACAGTGTAATGGTACAGACGTCTCAGCGTTACATTGTTAGCAGAGACACTCTCACTATCAGAGGAGCTACTGAGTCTGATCAGGATCAGTACTGGTGTAGAGGACAGAGAGATGAAAgaccaaaatcatcacaatcaAGCTCTGCTGTTTCTCTCTCTATGACGA atttACCCACATCTAATGTGACTGTGACACCACAGACTGTATTCACTGGAGAGACAGTCAATTTGAAGTGTGTGATTGAGTCTGATCACAGTGACTGGAGATATGAGTGGTATAAAGGCACAAACAACAGTGTAATGTTACAGACGTCTGATCATTACACTGTAAACAGAGACACTCTCACTATCAGAGGAGTGAATGAGTCTGATCAGGATCAGTACTGGTGTAGAGGACAGAGAGATGAAAGACCATCATCCTCACAGGagagtaaacaaataaatctgtCTGTTAATG TCTCAGCAGCTTCATCATCTCCTCTTCTGGTCACTGGTGTGGTTGTGTTATTGAGTGTTTGCCTGTTGATCTTCATCTCACTGGTGCTGCTGTGGAGATACAAGAAGAACAAAG ATCAGCAGCGTAACATTAACCAGACATCAGACCCAAATCAATCTGGAGAATTTCAGATGGAAAACTTTCCTCTACAGTCTG CAGATTGTGATCACATTTATGATGATGTGACAGAAGTGAATAAGAGAGAAAAAG ATGATCCAGAGTTATTTTCAGAGATCACATATTCAGAGGTCACAGTTCAGAAAAAGATACCTGTCGATaaag ATGATACCACAGCAGAGTCAAATGAGGTGACATACTCAGAAGTCAGAACAAAAGTAAAGAAATGCAAAAGCAAAG GTGCTGATGCTGGAGTTTGTGATGCAGTTTATGCTGAACCTATTAGGAAAAAAg GTCCCTGA
- the LOC127167575 gene encoding complement C3-like, with product MDARCTKFYHPERTDGEIYRLCTGDLCQCAEGDCTYQIKNRVDENQRSDKACEPGMDYVYKVKVENMNLTQESDTYDMKVEHVLKEGTDEEVAGKTRQFLARPNCREHLGLEKDKLYLVMGKFSDLGKSVQLLYGAEAEAVLQCVGR from the exons atgg atgcACGCTGTACAAAGTTCTATCACCCTGAAAGGACGGATGGTGAGATATACAGGCTCTGTACAGGAGACCTGTGCCAGTGTGCAGAAG GAGACTGCACTTACCAGATTAAAAACAGAGTCGACGAAAATCAACGTTCTGATAAAGCCTGTGAACCTGGCATGGATTATG tttaTAAAGTCAAAGTGGAGAACATGAATCTGACACAGGAATCTGACACCTATGACATGAAGGTGGAACATGTGCTGAAAGAAG GCACTGATGAGGAAGTTGCGGGGAAGACGAGACAATTTCTGGCCCGTCCCAATTGCAGAGAACATTTGGGACTGGAAAAAGACAAGTTGTACCTCGTCATGGGCAAATTTTCTGACTTGGGTAAAag TGTTCAACTACTATATGGCGCTGAGGCAGAAGCTGTTCTTCAGTGTGTTGGTCGATGA